The following DNA comes from Brassica oleracea var. oleracea cultivar TO1000 chromosome C5, BOL, whole genome shotgun sequence.
GTGATTTGCATTTAGTTTTCTCTCTCTTTTAGGTTTAGGTGAAAAAATTGATTGCCATTAACTCTGTAATAACCAATTCAACAACTAAAAAATCTAAAACTTGTCTTTAAAATCTAAACAACACGTTTAAACCATCATCAACTAAAATCTTTCTCCTTTGCTACCTCCTTCTCAAACTCTATCTTATGGATTCATATAGTCAATCTAGCTTTCTAGACCTTTTAAACAATCAACAACCAAACCTTCAACCTGGTATACAACTCCCTGCCTCGAACGTGTGTGTCTTCGGTTCTCAATGGGGTGAAGGTGCTAATGCTGATGGTCACACTATCGACGACCGTAAGGAGAGAAGGAAATGGACACCAGCAGAAGACATTGTCTTGATAAGTGCTTGGTTAAACACCTCGAAAGACCCTGTTGTGGGGAATGAGAAAAAGGCAATTGCATTTTGGAAACGCATTGCTGCTTATTTTGCAGCATCTCCCAAGCTCGCTGGTTTGCAAAAGAGAGAGCCGACTCACTGTAAACAGAGGTGGGGGAAGATTAACGAGGGTGTCTGCAAGTTTGTAGGGTGCTATGAGGCTGCAATGAAATCAAGTGGGCAGAGTCAAAATGATGTGATGAGAATGGCACATGAGATTTTCTACAATGATTACAAAGTGAAATTCACTATGGAGCATGCATGGTTGGAGCTTCGCCATGATCAAAAATGGTGTGGAGCTTCAACAACTAAGGATAAAGTGCAGTCCAAGAGAAGGAAGCTAGATGACCAATCCGCACAGAGTTCAACCTCTGTTCCAGTAAGCCATGGAGATGATGAAGTTAGTGCTCGGCCTATAGGTGTTAAAGCCGCAAAGGGAAAAGGTAAAAGGACTGTCGAAGAGGAAGGGAAGCCGGTGAAGGAGTTTGAGAGTTTTTGGGACATAAGGCAAAAGGACTTTGCCTTGAGGGATAAGCTTAACAAGCAAAAATTGCTTGAGAGCCTCATTGCCAAGACAGAGCCTCTTGATGAACTTGAAATTGCTTTGAAAACTAAGCTTATTAATGACATGTTGGCTAATTAGTTAGATTTTTTTAGTTTGTTTCATGTCGGGTTTCTTTTGTGTCTGAGTTTGTTTCATGTCTTTGGGTCTGTTGATTCATGTCCTCGTTTTAGTTTATTTCATGTCTTTGGGTCTGTAACATTGTCCTCTTCCTTAATTAATGTTTAATCAAATCTCTTCCTTAACAAATGCTTTGTTGATTCGGTTTATTATATATACATCTATGTGACATTGTGTTGCTTTTGCTTTTGTGTACCAGAAAAGTACAAGAAGGAACAGAAGGCAACGCATGTGAGCAAGGAACAGAGTCATTACATGTGACACCAAAAGCAAAAGAAGAGTACAAGAAAGAACAGAAGGCAACGCATGTGAGCAAGGAACAAAGTCATTACATGTGACACCAAAAGCAAAAGAAGAGTACAAGAAGGAACAAAAGGCAACGCATGTGAGCAAAAGAACAGAGTGTTGTTGTAATTTTTTTTCTAGCTTTATGAGTTGTGACATTGCTTGTGACACAAGAAGACAATACTTGATGTTTCATGTTTCATAGATGTTTTATATATTGTACAACCACGAGAGAGAGCAACACTATCTCATAATCAAAACCCTTCTTTCTTTCTTATTCTTCTCGAAATAAACCCTTCTTTCTTTCTTAGTCTTCTCCAAAAAAACAAACCCGTTCTTTCTTTCTTATTCTTCTCCAAATAATCAAGATATTTTCCACATATCTTTCTTAAAATTTTATAATGGCATCTTCTTCTTCTACTAATTTCGATGATGAAATGGATGAAAAAGCCGATCAAATTTTCGATCAAGAATTCCAAAATCTCTTCATTCATCATGAAAATCGCCAAGAAGCATCAAGGTCAAAAAAGAAACGAGCCTACATTGAAAGACAACGAGAACAAGGACACATGCAATTATGGAACGATTATTTTAGTGAAGATGCAACATATCCTTCTCACCTGTTTCGACGCCGGTTTCGAATGAACAAGCCCTTGTTCATGCGTATTGTTGATCGACTCTCCGCTGAAATCCCTTACTTTCAACAAAGAAGAGATGCTACTGGAAGGTTCGGTCACTCTCCGTTACAAAAGGCAACGGCAGCAATTCGTATGATGGCATATGGTTGCCCAGCTGATGCGGTCGACGAATACCTCCGACTTGGTGAGACCACCGCGCTTTTATGCTTGGAAAATTTTGTTGAAGGAATCATAAATTTATTTGGAGATGAGTATCTAAGAAGACCCACGCCAGAAGATCTTCAACGACTACTCGATATAGGAGAGATACGCGGATTTCCCGGGATGATAGGAAGCATTGATTGTATGCATTGGGAGTGGAAGAATTGTCCGACTGCATGGAAAGGGCAATATACACGTGGATCAGGAAAGCCAACCATTGTTTTAGAGGCTGTAGCTTCACAAGATCTTTGGATATGGCATGCATTTTTCGGACCTCCAGGTACTTTAAACGATATTAATGTTCTTGATCGATCACCGGTTTTTGATGATATATTACAAGGCCGAGCTCCAAAAGTGAATTACATTGTCAACGGACACGAGTACCATTTGGCTTACTATCTCACGGATGGTATTTATCCAAAATGGGCTACTTTTGTCCAATCAATTCCACTTCCTCAAGGTCCGAAAGCATCCTTATTCGCTACACATCAAGAAGCTGTACGTAAAGATGTCGAGCGTGCTTTTGGGGTCTTGCAAGCTCGATTTGCTATAGTCAAAAATCCAGCTCTTTTGTGGGATAAAATAAAAATTGGCAAGATCATGAGAGCATGTATCATTCTACATAATATGATTGTAGAAGACGAACGAGATGGGTACACTCAGTTTGATGTATCAGTTTTCGCACCACCGGAATCAAACCGAAGTTCCCAAGTGGATTTCATGTATTTTACAGATATGCCTTCAAATCTCGGAAATATGATGAGCATTCGGAATCGAGTTCGTGATAATACAATACATCAACAATTGAAAGCTGATTTGGTTGAACATATTTGGCAAAAATTTGAAAGAAATCAAGATTTCGAGTAATCGGCTTTTTCACGTTTACGATTTGTATTTGTATTTTTCATATATTTTATGTAATTTTTATTTCAAATTTTATGTATCTTTTTATTTTAAATCATTCTAATAAAAAAAATTAAAAAAATATTGAAGAACCCCTATGGGGTTCTCCCATTGGAGAAACAAATAATAATTTCCACTAGGCAAGATTCTTAACTTCTCATATCACTTTTAAACCTACTAATTTAATCATTAGAACCCCTAATGAGTTCTAATGGATGGAGTTGCTCTTACACACTACAGTGACCAACCACTAAGTAAAACAGTGATCCATTTGTCTGATTCAAAAATAGAGTTTAGAAAATAATATTTTTTAGAAAATCACAATGTGTTAGCAAATAATATTTTCTTACAGAATAGAGATTAAACTCGGGAAATAACAAAGAGCGCCGTATGACTTGACTTTGCTTTCGTTAGCTATGTCACAAGATTTAGTTTTGATATCATATGTTACAAATGAACCATCCGAGGATTGACGATTGTGAAATAGTAACTTGTCATTCTGCAGAACTGATAGTGGTGCGAATGCCATTATGCAATTACTAAGCCAATAAGGGGTTGTTTTCAGAGTTATTGAATATATTTTCTTCCATGTTTTGTCTTCTGAATAAAACGACCATATCACTTGCTCGGGCCAAACACGTTCAGACACGCACAAACGATCATGAAGACTGCACATGCTACTCCCTAGAAGCGGCAAGCAGGGGAGAAAGGGAGGTTTAGGAATGACTTGAAAAGTTTCGGTGTGAAGATCCAAAGACAAAACATTGGTTTCATCGCCCTCAGTGAGCCAATGAAGTGACCCATCACAATACACAGGAGATTGGCGCTGATGAATCAGATAGGGGGAAGCAGGGACAATGTACCTCCAAGCTTTTGTGGTAAAATCAAAAACTTCACAAGTAGTAATGCCTTTCCTTTTAAGACCTATTTCTGCATGATTGTATAGCCAAACTACCTTGTAGGTCTCATTGATCTTCTCTTTACCAAATCCAGGAGAAGGTGATACCAGTGGTCTGATTCTATAAAAATAAAACAAGTTGATATTTGCATGGAGGGATAGTTCGATGCCAACGAGTAGTGGGATTGACCACAATACACGGATCATAAAGATCGCAGAGGCATATCAGACCGTCACAGCTAGAGCTGCAAACCTGGTAAAACTTGTTTTCCCACTTAGTAGGGATCTTGACAGAAACGGATGACCCAACGACCAACGTTCTCAGAGCTTCAATGTCAGGATTACTAGCAGAATCATCATATGAGGACACCAAAACAACATCTGTTTTCCCTGATTGCTTGCGACGGAGCATCTGTCTTGTTTGGAAATAACGGCATCGGATGATTGTAGATTTCCATTGCTTTGAAACCGTCGTGAACCTGAGGAGGGATTTTACGTCAAGTCTCTCTAGAATATACTCTATCACGTCGTGTGGTAGCAGCAGTTCCATGTTGCTCTATATCTGAATGATGAAAGAGAGAAGACAAGATACGTGCTTTTTTATAAGAAATCATATAAGCAAGTCTTAGTCAAAAAAGGAATTCGAGAAAAGAAAGTTAAGGGAATCGCACAATTTATTTGTTAATTTTATGAATATGAAATCAAAAATTTTGACAAGATAAGCACGGACTTCAACAATAACAAAATCAAAAGGGCAACAAAAGATATTGTTATTTTGTGAATCTAATAT
Coding sequences within:
- the LOC106344559 gene encoding glutathione S-transferase T3-like; this translates as MDSYSQSSFLDLLNNQQPNLQPGIQLPASNVCVFGSQWGEGANADGHTIDDRKERRKWTPAEDIVLISAWLNTSKDPVVGNEKKAIAFWKRIAAYFAASPKLAGLQKREPTHCKQRWGKINEGVCKFVGCYEAAMKSSGQSQNDVMRMAHEIFYNDYKVKFTMEHAWLELRHDQKWCGASTTKDKVQSKRRKLDDQSAQSSTSVPVSHGDDEVSARPIGVKAAKGKGKRTVEEEGKPVKEFESFWDIRQKDFALRDKLNKQKLLESLIAKTEPLDELEIALKTKLINDMLAN
- the LOC106344560 gene encoding putative nuclease HARBI1 gives rise to the protein MASSSSTNFDDEMDEKADQIFDQEFQNLFIHHENRQEASRSKKKRAYIERQREQGHMQLWNDYFSEDATYPSHLFRRRFRMNKPLFMRIVDRLSAEIPYFQQRRDATGRFGHSPLQKATAAIRMMAYGCPADAVDEYLRLGETTALLCLENFVEGIINLFGDEYLRRPTPEDLQRLLDIGEIRGFPGMIGSIDCMHWEWKNCPTAWKGQYTRGSGKPTIVLEAVASQDLWIWHAFFGPPGTLNDINVLDRSPVFDDILQGRAPKVNYIVNGHEYHLAYYLTDGIYPKWATFVQSIPLPQGPKASLFATHQEAVRKDVERAFGVLQARFAIVKNPALLWDKIKIGKIMRACIILHNMIVEDERDGYTQFDVSVFAPPESNRSSQVDFMYFTDMPSNLGNMMSIRNRNP